The sequence GCCGTCGTCACCGTGCGCCCGCAGAAGCCCCTCTCCATCGAGCCGTCCTCGGAGATCCCCGAACTCGGCTCCTTCGCGGTGCGTGACATGGGCCAGACCATCGCCGCCGGGAAGGTCCTGGACGTCACCGAAGCCTAATCCATGCAACAAGCACGTGTTCGGCTCGCCGGCGTGAGCCCCGGAGACCTCGACGATATCACCGCGGACGTCCGGGAGATCGCCGAGAAGACGGGCGTCAACATGAGCGGGCCGGTCCCGCTCCCGACGAAGACCCTCGAGGTCCCGGCCCGCAAGTCGCCGGACGGCGAGGGAACCGCCACGTGGGAACACTGGGAGATGCGCGTCCACAAGCGTCTGATCGACATCGACGCCGACGAACGCGCCCTCCGCCAGCTCATGCGAATTCAGGTCCCGAACGACGTCTCCATCGAGATCGTCCTCGAGGACTAGCAACGCGCTCGACGCTCCCCGTCTTTCGACCGAAACAGAACACACAAATACAGCAGGCAGATAGTGCCTGATGCGGGCTCGTAGATCAGTGGCAGATCGCTTCCTTCGCAAGGAAGAGGCCCTGGGTTCAAATCCCAGCGAGTCCATGGACTTTTTTACTCGTCGGGTTTCCTCGCTCACTTCGTTCGCTGCGGGAACCCTCCTCGCAAAAACCTCCACTAAAAACCCGCAGCCGCGAGCCTGCGGCTCGCGGGCCGCGCACCGTCTAGTGCGTACCGCTCCGTAACGTGGCCTCGAAATTTCGTCTTCGTACCGCGGGAATCGGCCCGTTTTGGAGGTCGTGTGAACGATGCGAATCCGAACTGACGGCGACTATGCGCATCGGTAGGCCGTCATTGAGGAAGCAGCGGAGAAGCTGGCGTAAATCAGACGCTGGCGATGCTACTCGATCCGGTCGATCGTCGGTATCGTGCGTGGATGAGAACGGACGTGTCGCTCCTCGCCGTGATTTCATGCTGGCGACGATCCACGGCCCCGACGCCATCGCCCGGTTCACCAACGTTTTGTGTCGTCAGAGGATATGGCGTGACATGCGACACGTAGGCCTGAAGGCCCGAATGGCGCTCGTCGGGTCGATCCTGTTCGCCTTCTACGCTATCGCCGCCGTGGTCGTCATGGGCGTGTTCGGCTGGCCGCTCTGGCTCGTGCTGCTCGGAAGCGTCGCGTTCGTCGGCGTGCAGTACAAGGTCGGCAAGTGGGCTGCACTCCGGAGCGTGGGCGCCGAGGACCTGTCCGAGACGCAACACCCGGAACTCCACGACCGCGTCGAGTCGCTCGCCGCGGACATGGGCATCGAGAAACCCCGTCTCATGATCGCGCGGATGGGCGTCCCCAACGCGTTCGCCGTCGGTCGCAAGGGTGCCGGCACGGTCGTCGTCTCCGAGGAACTCCTGCAGACGCTCACGCTCCAGGAGGTCGAGGGCGTACTCGCCCACGAACTGGCGCACGTCCGCAATCGCGACGTCGTGATGATGGTGCTGGGCCAGGGCGTGGCCTCCATCGTCGCCATCGTCGCCCAGTGGGCGGTCTTGCTGACCGGCGACAACGACCTCGCGGACTTCTTCCTCGCGCTGGTCGTCGGCCAGGTCGTCCAGTTGCTCGTGATGGTGTTCGTCTTCGCCATCTCGCGGTACCGGGAGTACGTCGCCGACCGCGACGCCGCGGCCGTGATTGGTGGCGGCGAACCCCTCGCGTCAGCCCTCGAGAAGATCAGCCACGGGTCCGAGCGGGCCCGCGACTCGGCGGTCGACGCGCAGGTCAACGCGCTATGTATCTTCGGCGAGGAACGCGGGCTGGCTCGACTGTTCGCGACCCATCCGCCGGTCGAGAAGCGCATCGAACGCCTCCGGAGCTAGCCAGCCGATGGCCGAGTTTCGAACCCTTCTCGCGGCCGTCCTCGGTGTCGGTCTCGGTGCGCTGTTCGTCGTCTATCCCGAGGCCATCGTGCGGATCCAGACCGCCGGTAAACTCCCACACGATCGAGGCAGCGACTACGGGACCGATTCGCGGTCGTCGAACCGCGTCCGATGGGCGATCCGACTGTTGGGCGTCGGCGCGCTGATTGCCGGCGTCTACTTCGGTGCGGTCGCCGTCGGCGTCGCGTGAGTCGACGGAGCCGTCGCTCTCAGACGGCCCCTTCGCGCACCATCTCGATGGCGTCGACGGGGCAGATATTCGCGCAGACGCCACACCCCTTGCAGTAGTCGAAGTCTATGTTCAGGTCGGTGTCGAAGGCGCTGTCCGGGCAGTACGTGTAACACTCACCGCACTCGATGCAGGCGTCGTGGTCGAGTTCGGGGCGGTGGGTGCGCCACGCGCCGGTTTTGCCCGCGGCCGCCTCGGTCGGTTGGCTGGCCGCGACCAGCAGTTCGTCGACCTCGGTGTCGATGTCGGTGTCGAATGCTCCCATATATTACTCCTCCGTGGCGTCGTCGTAGGCCGCACGTGCGGCCGAGGCGTTCGTCGAACCGAATGCTTCGCCGATGACGTCCGTGAGCGTCTCCAGGGTCACCAGGTCGGTGCGAGCGACCGCGCCGAGGATCGGCGTGTTGACGATGGCCGACCCGTCGGCCTGGAGACCGTGGTCCTGGGCGATCGTCGTCGCGTCCACCCTGACCAGTCGTCCGGGGACGTCGAACTGCTCGGGATCGGTGGTGTTCGCGACGACGACACCGTCTTCGGCGAGCCCCTCGGTGACCGACTCGACGTCGACCAGCGAGTCGTCGAGGACGATGACGACGTCGGGCCGGGCGACCTGGCTGTACAGTTTGATCGGCTCCGTGGAGAGGCGATTGTACGAGGTGACTGGTGCGCCACGCCGCTCGGCCCCGTAGAAACTGAAGGCGGTCGCCTCCTTCCCGTCGCGGAAGGCGGCCGCCGCGAGCAGTTGACTCGCGGTCATGCCGCCCTGGCCGCCGCGGCTGTGCCAGCGAATCTCCGTGACGTCGAGTGCGTCGGTGCTCATTGGATCTCACCTCCGAACCACGCGGT is a genomic window of Halanaeroarchaeum sp. HSR-CO containing:
- the rpsJ gene encoding 30S ribosomal protein S10, whose translation is MQQARVRLAGVSPGDLDDITADVREIAEKTGVNMSGPVPLPTKTLEVPARKSPDGEGTATWEHWEMRVHKRLIDIDADERALRQLMRIQVPNDVSIEIVLED
- a CDS encoding M48 family metallopeptidase; its protein translation is MRHVGLKARMALVGSILFAFYAIAAVVVMGVFGWPLWLVLLGSVAFVGVQYKVGKWAALRSVGAEDLSETQHPELHDRVESLAADMGIEKPRLMIARMGVPNAFAVGRKGAGTVVVSEELLQTLTLQEVEGVLAHELAHVRNRDVVMMVLGQGVASIVAIVAQWAVLLTGDNDLADFFLALVVGQVVQLLVMVFVFAISRYREYVADRDAAAVIGGGEPLASALEKISHGSERARDSAVDAQVNALCIFGEERGLARLFATHPPVEKRIERLRS
- a CDS encoding 4Fe-4S binding protein → MGAFDTDIDTEVDELLVAASQPTEAAAGKTGAWRTHRPELDHDACIECGECYTYCPDSAFDTDLNIDFDYCKGCGVCANICPVDAIEMVREGAV
- a CDS encoding 2-oxoacid:acceptor oxidoreductase family protein, with translation MSTDALDVTEIRWHSRGGQGGMTASQLLAAAAFRDGKEATAFSFYGAERRGAPVTSYNRLSTEPIKLYSQVARPDVVIVLDDSLVDVESVTEGLAEDGVVVANTTDPEQFDVPGRLVRVDATTIAQDHGLQADGSAIVNTPILGAVARTDLVTLETLTDVIGEAFGSTNASAARAAYDDATEE